In Dermacentor variabilis isolate Ectoservices chromosome 7, ASM5094787v1, whole genome shotgun sequence, a genomic segment contains:
- the LOC142588330 gene encoding uncharacterized protein LOC142588330, whose translation MANHMQAASNAANETKRKFVAGTFSDSEFEQSVADYSQPWLPEMPTNNFESMTTEEVYQTVHQTACTDLQYYAVAMEQAMMDQAAYHKPFQQLFADMKQSIGELLCELWLGIERFQLDGGPDVQHNVMPDEFRNMEHDSQRNVRDYIALRDYGRLTQRIYEGFIYLRDRH comes from the coding sequence ATGGCCAACCACATGCAGGCCGCCAGCAATGCGGCCAACGAGACCAAGCGCAAGTTCGTTGCGGGGACCTTCTCGGACTCGGAGTTTGAGCAATCAGTGGCCGACTACTCACAGCCGTGGCTGCCCGAGATGCCGACGAACAACTTCGAGTCCATGACCACAGAGGAGGTGTACCAGACGGTGCACCAGACGGCATGCACCGACCTGCAGTACTACGCAGTGGCCATGGAGCAGGCCATGATGGACCAGGCCGCCTACCACAAGCCCTTCCAGCAGCTGTTTGCCGACATGAAGCAGAGCATTGGTGAACTGCTGTGCGAGCTGTGGCTCGGGATTGAGCGCTTTCAGCTGGATGGAGGGCCGGACGTGCAGCATAATGTGATGCCCGACGAGTTCCGTAACATGGAACACGATAGCCAGCGCAACGTGCGTGACTACATCGCCCTGCGCGACTACGGACGGCTCACGCAGCGCATATACGAAGGTTTCATCTACCTGCGCGACCGCCACTGA